A window of Pelmatolapia mariae isolate MD_Pm_ZW unplaced genomic scaffold, Pm_UMD_F_2 NODE_ptg000263l+_length_22925_cov_1, whole genome shotgun sequence contains these coding sequences:
- the LOC134622884 gene encoding centrosomal protein of 128 kDa-like — protein MDISSDSDSYGRTPDHRSRRREAHRRPGRERARGNGREIDGRTVDISEKISTLANTLQDTSRNLTKVDKMLGQYREHTDDQAEAMALLRENLEESISQLQTQRRSNGVRSSSASTLHTSDLEAFSGSEGQRFYPTSPLKDYTSPPGRRRRSQSANVRFKDTSLEGDGIHTLHQSLRDLRCDQQRLSDDLDREILRRNRADIDTRRAMESLTEHMTASLRQDSVSSRVERRLHELEREMHGEQRSTGGERRPEQRAAVSDEPQETLGRCQIGASEREEKMAARLLKADREKSKMGQELERARRLLEQSEDSRESLVQQVEDMRCELQRTREEKTGHERARLETSRPSAQPHGSYADKDGGRGGLQGPDRSDLEKEVAELRVQLCKASVRGEVEELKRALDCKERERVQLSLQLKELSSDLAVREQQQQRMLEQLRDIQSRGQAERRETEALLLESTRSRDELKTRAQEAVRQWRAKCRRLQKELEEARAQAQFHTDKASQ, from the exons ATGGATATATCCAGCGACTCTGACTCATACGGCAGGACCCCGGACCACCGGTCACGGCGGCGTGAAGCCCACCGCAGACCTGGCCGGGAGAGGGCCAGAGGCAACGGGAGAGAAATCGACGGGCGAACCGTAGACATCTCCGAGAAAATCAGCACTCTTGCAAACACCTTACAG GACACCAGCAGGAACTTGACCAAAGTAGACAAGATGCTGGGTCAGTACAGGGAGCACACAGACGACCAGGCTGAAGCCATGGCACTG CTTAGGGAGAACCTAGAGGAGTCAATCAGCCAGCTGCAGACACAGAGGCGATCCAACGGGGTTCGGAGCTCCTCAGCCTCCACCCTGCATACCAGCGACCTGGAAGCTTTCTCAGGATCAG AAGGCCAGCGTTTCTACCCCACTTCTCCACTTAAGGATTACACGAGCCCTccaggaaggaggaggaggtctCAATCTGCCAATGTTCGCTTCAAGGATACCAGCCTGGAAGGAGACGGT ATTCATACCCTGCACCAGTCCTTGAGGGATCTGCGTTGTGACCAGCAGAGACTGTCTGATGACCTGGATAGAGAAATCCTCCGGAGGAACCG GGCTGATATTGACACCAGGCGGGCGATGGAAAGCCTCACAGAGCACATGACAGCTTCCCTGAGACAGGACTCA GTGTCGTCTCGTGTGGAGCGGCGTCTGCATGAGCTGGAGAGAGAGATGCACGGCGAGCAGAGGAGCACGggcggagagaggaggccggagCAGCGGGCGGCCGTGTCTGACGAGCCGCAGGAG acTTTAGGGAGATGCCAAATTGGAGCCAGTGAAAGAGAGGAGAAGATGGCAGCCAGGCTGCTCAAAGCAGACAGGGAGAAATCCAAG ATGGGGCAGGAACTAGAGAGAGCCAGAAGATTGCTGGAACAGTCAGAAGATAGCAGAGAGTCCCTCGTTCAACAG GTGGAGGACATGCGCTGCGAGCTGCAAAGGACAAGGGAGGAGAAGACAGGGCATGAGAGGGCACGGCTGGAGACTTCTCGGCCCAGTGCTCAGCCACATGGCAGCTATGCTGACAAGGATGGTGGAAGAGGTGGGCTGCAAGGGCCAG ATCGCTCAGACCTGGAAAAGGAAGTGGCAGAACTGCGTGTTCAGCTGTGCAAAGCCTCGGTCCGTGGTGAAGTCGAAGAACTGAAGAGGGCTCTGGACtgtaaagagagggagagggtcCAGCTCAGCTTACAGTTGAAG GAATTATCGTCAGACCTGGCGGTGCgagagcaacagcagcagcgaATGCTGGAACAGCTGAGGGACATACAG AGCCGAGGGcaagcagagaggagagagacgGAGGCATTACTCCTCGAGAGCACAAGGAGCAGAGATGAATTGAAGACCAGAGCCCAAGAGGCTGTGCGCCAGTGGAGGGCAAAGTGCAGGAGACTGCagaaggagctggaggaggcgAGGGCTCAGGCTCAATTTCATACTGACAAGGCCTCACAG